A region from the Triticum aestivum cultivar Chinese Spring chromosome 3D, IWGSC CS RefSeq v2.1, whole genome shotgun sequence genome encodes:
- the LOC123075887 gene encoding uncharacterized protein — MARASSVSMGVVAAAAVLVFLCATAVPAAAQGKKGLPKNSHVIHPGGFGRRDQVLSCDDTKDGNSPCVAHCDKRCPNECVVMCPGCKTYCMCDFYPGVSCGDPRFTGADGNNFYFHGKKDQSFCVVSDADLQINAHFIGKRNPAMSRDFTWIQALGIRFADHRLYMGAQKTVKWDSNIDRLELAFDDMPIEIPTAIDAQWQSTTVPALTITRSAATNGIRVQLKGVFDILANVVPITEKDSRIHNYGVTEDDSLAHFDIGFKFHSLTDDVHGVLGQTYRTDYVNKLSVSTNMPIMGGTSTYVTSDIFSTDCKVARFGRSSGISMVTGMAT, encoded by the exons ATGGCGAGGGCATCGTCCGTGTCCATGGGTGTGGTCGCCGCCGCGGCGGTGCTGGTGTTCCTGTGCGCGACCGCCGTGCCGGCCGCCGCCCAGGGCAAGAAGGGGCTGCCGAAGAACTCCCACGTGATCCACCCGGGGGGGTTCGGGAGGAGGGACCAGGTGCTCTCCTGCGACGACACAAAGGACGGCAACAGCCCCTGCGTCGCCCACTGCGACAAGCGCTGCCCCAACGAGTGCGTCGTCATGTGCCCAGGCTGCAAAACCTACTGCA TGTGCGACTTCTACCCGGGAGTATCCTGCGGGGACCCGCGCTTCACGGGCGCTGATGGCAACAACTTCTACTTCCACGGCAAAAAGGACCAGAGCTTTTGTGTGGTCTCCGACGCCGATCTCCAGATCAACGCCCACTTCATCGGGAAGCGCAACCCCGCCATGAGCCGCGACTTCACCTGGATCCAGGCCCTCGGCATCCGCTTCGCTGACCATCGCCTCTACATGGGCGCCCAGAAGACCGTCAAGTGGGACAGCAACATCGACCGCCTCGAGCTGGCCTTCGACGACATGCCCATCGAAATCCCCACCGCAATCGACGCCCAGTGGCAGTCCACCACCGTGCCCGCATTGACCATCACAAGGAGTGCCGCAACTAACGGCATCAGGGTCCAACTCAAGGGAGTGTTCGACATCTTGGCCAATGTGGTGCCCATCACAGAGAAGGACTCCCGCATCCACAACTACGGCGTAACCGAGGATGACAGCCTCGCGCACTTCGACATCGGCTTCAAGTTCCACAGCCTCACCGACGATGTCCACGGTGTGCTTGGCCAAACCTACCGCACCGACTATGTCAACAAGCTCAGTGTCAGCACCAACATGCCAATTATGGGCGGCACCTCTACCTACGTCACCTCCGACATCTTTTCCACCGACTGCAAGGTCGCCCGGTTTGGCCGTTCTTCTGGTATCTCCATGGTCACTGGCATGGCCACTTAA